A single genomic interval of Daucus carota subsp. sativus chromosome 1, DH1 v3.0, whole genome shotgun sequence harbors:
- the LOC135150802 gene encoding uncharacterized protein LOC135150802, with translation MLATKPTVRFETESIFTSQHTKIETDSGVGLKIEKFAVDLFYMGEIKKLAEDNRFLIDMVGRIQNVRTNIKSIKNDVEKVITKFDLTDGRYTVPVTLFDDFGVQFAEELEDCKQTEIYIIIAAAKVGLYEGIANLTNYPATRIYINPTHYSIGELKAKMLETIEETVSSPPQEITELKTLTIKEIKAMTPDSTECRVKCQLKVTKVEEQSSWFYAVCTKCPKEISRVDGVFKCEDCNRIIPYPDKRFRICTLCSDNTGSIAVIFLDQEVTRIIEKTVFDIEVDAIQENTEGKFPAVLKTFEKKVYTITLNITENNLKKGSMVYEADEIFDKIESTANFDPSTNTDTQMVEAATVDLKDDDLSTPTTGISSTKTRARVDIEPVAFDPKEDTPAKLNKKDKKKKE, from the exons ATGTTGGCGACGAAACCTACCGTCCGGTTCGAAACAGAAAGCATATTTACTTCACAACACACAAAAATAGAGACAGATTCGGGTGTTGGTTTGAAAATTGAGAAGTTTGCTGTGGACCTGTTCTACATGGGAGAAATTAAAAAACTAGCTGAGGACAACCGTTTCTTAATAG ATATGGTAGGAAGGATACAAAATGTTCGAACGAACATCAAGTCAATCAAAAATGATGTCGAGAAGGTTATTACAAAGTTTGACCTCACTGATGGAAG GTACACTGTTCCTGTGACTCTATTTGATGATTTTGGAGTTCAGTTTGCAGAAGAGCTGGAAGATTGTAAACAAACAGAGATTTATATTATCATTGCTGCTGCAAAAGTTGGACTCTATGAGG GTATAGCTAATCTAACAAATTATCCGGCAACAAGAATTTACATCAATCCTACACACTACAGCATCGGAGAGCTTAAAGCCAA AATGTTGGAAACAATTGAAGAAACGGTTTCATCACCACCGCAGGAAATTACAGAGTTAAAAACTCTTACTATCAAAGAAATTAAAGCAATGACTCCAGATTCCACAGAG TGCAGAGTTAAGTGCCAACTTAAAGTAACTAAGGTCGAAGAGCAGTCATCTTGGTTTTATGCTGTATGCACAAAATGTCCAAAAGAAATATCACGAGTCGATGGGGTTTTTAAATGCGAGGACTGTAACAGAATTATTCCATACCCTGACAAAAG ATTCCGTATATGCACATTATGCAGCGACAACACAGGTAGCATTGCAGTAATTTTCCTGGACCAAGAAGTTACTCGGATTATCGAGAAAACTGTGTTTGATATAGAAGTGGATGCTATTCAG GAAAATACCGAGGGGAAATTTCCAGCAGTTCTCAAGACATTTGAGAAGAAAGTTTATACCATCACTCTAAACATTACAGAGAACAATCTCAAAAAAGGATCAATGGTGTATGAGGCGGATGAGATTTTTGACAAAATTGAAAGCACTGCAAACTTTGATCCATCGACAAACACAGATACTCAAATGGTTGAGGCAGCAACTGTAGAC CTGAAAGATGACGACCTCAGCACACCAACAACTGGAATTTCTTCTACAAAAACAAGGGCAAGGGTTGATATTGAGCCGGTGGCATTTGATCCAAAAGAAGATACACCAGCCAAGCTCAACAAAAAGGATAAGAAGAAAAAG GAGTAA